In Geobacillus kaustophilus, a genomic segment contains:
- a CDS encoding type II toxin-antitoxin system HicB family antitoxin, protein MHKKDRYIYPAIFDYGSDGISVEFPDLLGCFTCGDTEEEAFKMAKEAMALHLYGLEQENEEIPQPSKVSEIQTENNQVIVFIEVWMPPFRHEMENKAVKKTLTIPKWLDDLAREHNVNYSQILQEALKKHLGATDR, encoded by the coding sequence ATGCATAAAAAAGACCGCTATATTTATCCAGCTATTTTCGATTATGGTAGCGATGGAATATCTGTTGAGTTTCCTGATCTTCTTGGCTGCTTTACTTGCGGAGATACAGAGGAAGAAGCTTTTAAAATGGCCAAAGAGGCGATGGCATTACACTTATACGGCTTGGAGCAGGAAAATGAAGAGATTCCTCAGCCTTCAAAAGTATCGGAAATTCAAACAGAAAACAATCAAGTAATCGTGTTCATCGAGGTATGGATGCCACCTTTCAGACATGAAATGGAAAACAAAGCCGTTAAAAAGACATTGACTATCCCGAAATGGCTTGATGATTTAGCCAGAGAACATAACGTAAACTATTCCCAAATCCTTCAGGAGGCATTAAAGAAGCATCTTGGCGCCACCGACCGATAA
- a CDS encoding terminase small subunit yields MSKLNEKQKRFADEYLIDLNATQAAIRAGYSPRSAAEQASRLLKNAKVRAYIDERMAELSKRTGVNQERIIRELARIAFLDPTQLVNMDSAELLYDTSADDRAAIASVKVKAIPTENGTGIEREIRFADKIRALELLGKRFGIWLDRQQVDVQGAVQIIDNVPKGSDSS; encoded by the coding sequence ATGAGTAAATTAAATGAAAAACAAAAACGTTTCGCGGACGAGTATTTGATTGATCTGAATGCTACTCAAGCTGCCATTCGTGCTGGATATAGTCCGAGGTCAGCTGCTGAACAAGCTTCACGATTGTTAAAAAATGCTAAGGTTCGCGCGTATATAGACGAGCGAATGGCAGAATTGTCGAAGCGTACTGGTGTCAATCAGGAGCGCATCATCCGTGAGCTCGCACGGATCGCCTTCCTAGACCCGACGCAGCTTGTCAACATGGATAGCGCCGAATTGCTTTATGATACAAGCGCCGATGACCGCGCAGCGATCGCCAGCGTGAAGGTAAAGGCGATTCCGACGGAAAATGGAACTGGCATCGAGCGCGAAATCAGGTTCGCCGACAAGATCCGCGCGCTAGAGTTGCTCGGCAAACGTTTCGGCATATGGCTGGATCGGCAGCAGGTGGACGTCCAGGGTGCGGTGCAGATCATCGACAACGTGCCGAAAGGATCGGATAGCTCGTGA
- a CDS encoding type II toxin-antitoxin system HicA family toxin encodes MKSYSSKELIKIIQQDGWYIVRTSGSHHQFKHPSKPGLVTIPHPKKNLPIKTVKSILKQAGLL; translated from the coding sequence ATGAAGAGTTATTCTTCAAAGGAATTAATAAAAATCATACAACAAGATGGATGGTACATAGTAAGAACAAGTGGCAGTCATCATCAGTTTAAACATCCCAGTAAACCTGGACTAGTAACCATCCCTCATCCAAAGAAAAACTTACCGATCAAAACAGTAAAAAGCATACTCAAACAGGCGGGGCTATTATAA
- a CDS encoding GlsB/YeaQ/YmgE family stress response membrane protein, protein MSFLWSLIVGGVIGWLAGLLTGRDIPGGIIGNIIAGFIGAWLGTALFGNWGPTIGGFDIIPALIGSVILILLASFVIRRLHRAA, encoded by the coding sequence ATGTCGTTTCTTTGGAGCTTAATCGTCGGGGGCGTCATCGGTTGGCTGGCAGGTCTTCTGACAGGACGCGATATTCCTGGAGGGATCATTGGCAACATTATCGCCGGGTTTATCGGAGCCTGGCTTGGAACGGCGCTCTTTGGCAACTGGGGGCCGACCATCGGCGGATTTGACATCATCCCAGCCCTGATCGGTTCCGTCATTCTCATTTTGCTTGCAAGTTTTGTCATTCGCAGATTGCATAGGGCGGCGTGA
- a CDS encoding IS701 family transposase, whose amino-acid sequence MNRFAHHQGIHKFFTVLGLALYFSKPVLKHLVHIVDAMMTKGFSGTLTDLHHGSFHPNHRTTLSHFFTKSPWEEETLLRKLQQWILRRVERSAKRENQPIFVSIDDTICQKTKPSPRATNAIQGCDWHDSHAEKKSIWGHSLVWLMVHTATQAFPFAFRLYDKTAGKSKGELAIEMLSSLDVNRPVYVLMDSWHPSKALVEACLKKGFHVIAMLKTNRILYPNGVAVQAKQLSRSIEPDDTRLVTVGEERYRVYRCEGALNGLDDAVVLLAWKADQPLTPEHLHCVLSTDRELSEEDILRCYAERWSIECFFRQAKDQLKLDGYRVRGRRTVKRYWILVQLTYVYSMFESNCDFSDGLDLLRKRKGHSLVEFIYSAAKQNIPIDAVKKQLHVA is encoded by the coding sequence ATGAATAGATTCGCACATCATCAAGGAATTCACAAGTTTTTCACGGTGTTAGGATTGGCGCTTTATTTCTCAAAACCTGTCCTAAAGCATCTTGTTCATATCGTGGATGCAATGATGACAAAGGGCTTTTCGGGAACGTTGACCGATCTCCATCACGGGAGCTTTCACCCCAATCATCGAACGACACTCAGCCATTTTTTCACGAAAAGCCCTTGGGAGGAAGAAACGCTGCTTCGCAAACTCCAGCAGTGGATCCTTCGTCGCGTCGAACGAAGCGCGAAACGAGAGAATCAACCCATTTTTGTTTCGATCGATGACACGATTTGCCAAAAAACGAAGCCCTCGCCACGGGCAACAAACGCCATTCAAGGGTGTGATTGGCACGATTCTCACGCAGAGAAAAAGTCGATCTGGGGACATTCTCTCGTTTGGCTTATGGTTCATACTGCAACCCAGGCGTTTCCCTTTGCCTTCCGCCTTTATGATAAGACGGCTGGGAAAAGCAAGGGGGAACTCGCGATCGAGATGCTTTCTTCGTTGGATGTGAATCGTCCCGTTTATGTGCTGATGGATTCTTGGCATCCATCGAAAGCGCTCGTGGAAGCTTGTCTGAAAAAAGGATTCCATGTCATCGCGATGCTCAAAACGAATCGGATTCTCTATCCGAACGGTGTCGCCGTTCAAGCGAAGCAGTTGAGCCGCTCCATCGAACCAGACGACACTCGCCTCGTCACGGTGGGAGAAGAGCGCTATCGCGTCTATCGCTGCGAAGGAGCGCTCAACGGTCTCGATGATGCGGTGGTGCTGCTGGCTTGGAAAGCCGATCAGCCGTTGACACCCGAACATCTTCACTGCGTCTTGAGCACCGACCGAGAACTAAGCGAAGAAGACATCTTGCGCTGCTATGCCGAGCGTTGGTCGATCGAATGTTTCTTTCGTCAAGCGAAAGATCAGCTGAAACTCGATGGATACCGCGTTCGCGGGCGTCGGACGGTGAAACGGTATTGGATCTTGGTGCAGCTGACTTACGTGTACAGTATGTTCGAGTCCAACTGTGATTTTTCGGATGGGCTCGATCTTCTGCGCAAGAGAAAAGGACATAGCCTCGTGGAGTTCATTTACAGCGCAGCAAAACAAAATATTCCTATTGACGCCGTGAAAAAACAGCTCCACGTGGCATAA
- a CDS encoding restriction endonuclease subunit S gives MSKAKPKSMEQLLEEALVPKDEQPYEVPGNWVWVKFGVVAKLFNGYAFKSTDYSDEGIPIIRISDLNGMETTLETAVRVPRELYNEKFLVRKGDLLIAMSGATTGKIGIYNSDEIAMQNQRVGNIKTINDNILYVVYRNYFVISSSTEISKLAYGGAQPNISGALIESLPFPLPPKRTKTHRRETRQLIRKIRERKTTRFGSGGKARFIKTIRSPESLPRRVGDE, from the coding sequence ATGAGCAAGGCCAAACCAAAATCGATGGAACAGCTGCTCGAAGAAGCGCTCGTGCCCAAAGACGAGCAGCCGTACGAAGTGCCGGGGAATTGGGTGTGGGTGAAATTTGGAGTTGTTGCCAAATTATTTAATGGATATGCATTTAAAAGCACTGATTATTCTGATGAGGGTATACCAATAATTCGAATATCCGATTTAAATGGTATGGAAACAACTCTCGAAACCGCTGTTAGGGTTCCTAGGGAGCTCTACAATGAAAAGTTTTTGGTGCGCAAAGGCGACTTATTAATCGCAATGTCTGGGGCTACTACTGGGAAAATAGGTATATATAATTCGGACGAAATCGCTATGCAAAACCAACGCGTTGGAAATATTAAAACGATTAATGATAACATTTTATATGTAGTGTATAGAAATTATTTTGTGATTAGTTCCTCGACAGAAATTTCGAAATTGGCGTATGGTGGAGCACAGCCAAATATAAGTGGTGCTCTCATTGAAAGTCTGCCTTTCCCACTCCCCCCTAAACGAACAAAAACGCATCGCCGAGAAACTCGACAACTTATTAGAAAAATTAGAGAACGAAAAACAACTCGTTTTGGCAGTGGAGGAAAAGCTCGATTTATTAAAACAATCCGTTCTCCAGAAAGCCTTCCGCGGCGAGTTGGGGACGAATGA